In a genomic window of Maricaulis maris MCS10:
- a CDS encoding ABC transporter permease, producing the protein MNALASLRVALTALRINALRSALAMLGVIIGVASVIVLVSISEGTKQAVEAQIASFGANLLIIRPGSSMFGGRRGGAGSADPLTDGDVVAIREQVAGLAGVSGEVSSGTTMVFGGINWTSRIQGVNPDYFSARGWVIDEGRAFSGAEDTGGRRYAVVGQTIIRELFDGASPLGQSIRIGAQPFEVIGTLEPKGESSWGQDQDDVVFAPLSTVRQRFGAGMSATVRDAVSTIYADIAPGESTSRVIADIEDLLRIRRDIQPGAEDDFAVGSLAEFIRARNETESQLGLLLAVGAGIVLLVGGIGIMNIMLVSVTERTREIGLRLAVGARRADVRNQFLIESIVLCVIGGLVGLVVGVSGTLIYAEVGQLEILIDPVIVAIAIGASAFVGVFFGLYPAHRASRLNPIDALRFE; encoded by the coding sequence ATGAACGCCCTTGCCTCGCTCCGGGTTGCGCTGACCGCCCTGCGCATCAATGCGCTGCGCAGTGCGCTCGCCATGCTCGGTGTCATCATCGGCGTCGCCTCTGTCATCGTGCTGGTTTCGATCAGCGAGGGCACGAAACAGGCGGTCGAGGCGCAGATCGCCAGTTTTGGTGCCAATCTCCTCATCATCCGTCCGGGCTCGTCCATGTTCGGCGGGCGGCGCGGCGGTGCCGGTTCGGCTGACCCGTTGACCGATGGCGATGTCGTCGCCATCCGCGAACAGGTCGCCGGTCTGGCCGGTGTGTCGGGTGAGGTCTCGTCGGGTACGACCATGGTCTTTGGCGGCATCAACTGGACCTCCCGAATTCAGGGCGTGAACCCTGACTATTTTTCCGCCCGTGGCTGGGTGATTGATGAGGGCCGGGCCTTTTCCGGTGCCGAGGACACAGGCGGGCGACGCTATGCCGTGGTCGGTCAGACGATTATTCGCGAACTGTTCGACGGCGCCAGCCCGCTGGGCCAGTCAATCCGAATAGGTGCCCAACCCTTTGAAGTGATCGGCACGCTCGAACCGAAAGGAGAGAGCTCGTGGGGGCAGGACCAGGACGATGTTGTCTTCGCTCCGCTCTCCACCGTGCGTCAGCGCTTCGGCGCGGGCATGAGCGCGACAGTGCGCGACGCCGTGTCGACCATCTATGCCGATATAGCGCCGGGCGAATCGACTTCGCGCGTGATTGCCGACATTGAGGATCTCTTGCGCATCCGCCGCGATATCCAGCCGGGCGCCGAGGATGATTTCGCGGTCGGTTCGCTGGCCGAGTTCATCCGTGCCCGCAACGAGACTGAAAGCCAGCTTGGCTTGTTGCTCGCTGTCGGTGCCGGCATCGTGCTGCTGGTCGGCGGTATCGGGATCATGAACATCATGCTGGTCTCGGTGACCGAGCGGACTCGCGAGATCGGCCTGCGACTGGCGGTCGGTGCGCGCCGCGCCGATGTCCGCAACCAGTTCCTGATCGAGAGTATTGTGTTGTGCGTGATCGGCGGTCTGGTCGGACTGGTGGTCGGTGTCAGTGGCACGTTGATCTATGCCGAGGTCGGCCAGCTGGAAATCTTGATCGACCCCGTCATCGTGGCCATCGCCATTGGTGCCTCGGCCTTTGTCGGTGTGTTTTTCGGCCTCTACCCGGCGCACCGGGCCTCGCGGCTCAACCCGATCGACGCGCTGCGCTTCGAGTAG
- a CDS encoding M16 family metallopeptidase → MHRLLAATFAAALSFTGLTSAQVPDVDIPFEQFELENGLTVVVHEDRKAPIVAVSIWYGVGSGAEPEGRTGFAHLFEHLMFNGSENYNDEYFGPFEQVGATGMNGTTWFDRTNYFQTVPTPALEMALWMESDRMTHMLGAIDQDRLDEQRGVVQNEKRQGDNQPYGMVEYSQLRALFPEGHPYAHSTIGSMDDLDAASLDDVREWFLEYYGATNAVLVLAGDINAEEARPLVERYFGDAPVGPPLNRINEWIPERRYDTTEVLYDDVPQSRIYRTWVVPGRITAERNDLQLFATVLGGGRTSRLYQDFVFGRQVATSAFAYVEAHQLASQFHIEVTLNPGEDVEAASARIDEIVAELLAEGPTDDELAAARTRINAGVVRGLEQIGGFGGKAVTLAEGALYAGDPGFWRTQLERLNNADADQVTATANEWLTTGSHEITVLPFGQYASVETDADRSALPVVDSTPELVWPTVETAELSNGVDIVFVRRDAVPVVEMQMVFDAGYAADSVEGGQLGLASFTMNLLDEGAGRMDATDIAARAESLGANLNTGAGLDTSSVTLSALTANLRPSVELMATVITDPSFRDEDIDRVRAQTLNGIQQEMANPIAIALRMLPPEMFGEGHAYSVPFTGSGTPEAVTGFTRADLLAHQQAWLRPDNATLFIVGDTTLDEVTPILERAFRGWRAPSAPLPTKNLTEASNADGARVIIIDRPNSPQSLILAGLIGPSGSVDNPEVYSAMNDAIGGSFTARVNMNLREDKGWSYGAQTLLWGARGQRPWLVYAPVQTDRTSDSLAELLREFDEFTSTNPATAEELLRSVNNSTRSLPGQFETSAAVRNSLANSANLGRDWNYPATITERYHALDLETVRAAAQEVVHPEQLVWLIIGDAAEIEAGIRELDMGEVEVRRLEQ, encoded by the coding sequence ATGCACCGCTTACTCGCGGCGACCTTCGCGGCAGCCCTGTCCTTTACAGGTCTGACCAGCGCCCAGGTCCCGGATGTCGACATTCCGTTTGAACAATTCGAGCTCGAAAACGGCCTGACCGTCGTGGTCCACGAGGACCGCAAGGCGCCAATCGTGGCCGTCTCGATCTGGTATGGCGTCGGATCCGGCGCCGAGCCGGAAGGCCGGACCGGCTTTGCCCACCTGTTCGAACACCTGATGTTCAACGGGTCGGAAAACTATAATGACGAGTATTTCGGTCCGTTCGAGCAGGTCGGTGCGACCGGCATGAACGGCACCACCTGGTTTGACCGCACCAACTACTTCCAGACCGTGCCGACACCGGCGCTGGAAATGGCCCTGTGGATGGAATCCGACCGGATGACCCACATGCTCGGCGCAATTGACCAGGACCGCCTCGATGAACAACGCGGCGTCGTCCAGAACGAAAAACGCCAGGGCGACAACCAGCCTTACGGCATGGTCGAGTATTCGCAGCTGCGTGCCCTCTTCCCGGAAGGCCATCCCTACGCCCACTCGACCATCGGTTCGATGGACGATCTGGACGCCGCCTCGCTGGACGATGTGCGTGAGTGGTTCCTTGAATATTACGGCGCCACCAATGCCGTCCTCGTTCTGGCCGGTGACATCAATGCCGAAGAAGCCCGTCCGCTGGTCGAGCGCTATTTCGGTGACGCCCCGGTCGGCCCGCCGCTGAACCGCATCAATGAGTGGATCCCGGAACGCCGCTACGACACTACCGAAGTGCTCTATGATGACGTGCCGCAATCGCGCATCTACCGCACCTGGGTCGTGCCGGGACGGATCACGGCCGAGCGCAATGACCTGCAACTCTTCGCCACCGTCCTTGGCGGCGGTCGCACATCGCGCCTGTACCAGGACTTCGTGTTCGGGCGTCAGGTTGCCACGAGCGCATTCGCCTATGTCGAAGCTCACCAGCTGGCCAGCCAGTTCCATATCGAAGTCACGCTCAATCCGGGCGAGGACGTCGAAGCGGCCTCGGCCCGGATCGACGAGATCGTCGCCGAACTGCTCGCCGAAGGTCCGACCGATGACGAGCTGGCCGCCGCCCGCACCCGCATCAATGCCGGTGTCGTGCGCGGTCTGGAACAGATCGGCGGCTTTGGCGGCAAGGCCGTCACCCTCGCCGAGGGCGCGCTCTATGCCGGTGATCCCGGCTTCTGGCGCACCCAGCTGGAGCGTCTCAACAATGCCGACGCTGACCAGGTCACGGCAACGGCCAATGAATGGCTGACCACCGGTTCGCACGAAATCACCGTGCTGCCCTTCGGCCAGTATGCCAGCGTTGAAACCGATGCTGACCGCTCGGCCCTGCCGGTCGTGGATTCGACCCCGGAACTGGTCTGGCCGACGGTTGAAACCGCCGAGCTTTCCAACGGTGTCGACATTGTCTTCGTGCGCCGCGACGCTGTCCCGGTGGTCGAGATGCAGATGGTCTTTGATGCCGGCTATGCAGCCGACAGTGTGGAAGGCGGCCAACTCGGTCTTGCCAGCTTCACCATGAACCTGCTGGACGAAGGCGCCGGCCGGATGGATGCCACCGACATTGCCGCACGGGCCGAAAGCCTGGGTGCCAATCTCAATACGGGTGCTGGCCTGGACACCTCCTCGGTGACCCTGTCGGCCCTGACCGCGAACCTGCGTCCGTCGGTCGAGTTGATGGCCACGGTCATCACTGATCCCAGCTTCCGGGATGAGGACATCGACCGCGTCCGCGCCCAGACGCTGAACGGCATCCAGCAGGAGATGGCCAATCCGATTGCCATTGCCCTGCGCATGCTGCCGCCGGAAATGTTCGGCGAGGGCCACGCCTATTCGGTGCCTTTCACCGGATCGGGCACACCGGAAGCGGTCACCGGCTTCACGCGTGCCGACCTACTGGCCCATCAGCAAGCCTGGTTGCGTCCGGACAACGCCACCCTGTTCATTGTCGGCGATACGACACTGGACGAGGTGACGCCGATCCTCGAGCGGGCCTTCCGTGGCTGGCGCGCACCCAGCGCTCCGCTGCCGACCAAGAACCTGACCGAGGCCAGCAATGCGGACGGGGCCCGGGTGATCATCATCGATCGTCCGAACTCGCCGCAATCGCTGATCCTGGCCGGCCTGATCGGCCCGTCCGGTTCGGTCGACAATCCGGAAGTCTACTCGGCCATGAATGACGCCATCGGCGGTTCCTTCACCGCCCGGGTCAACATGAACCTGCGTGAGGACAAGGGTTGGTCCTACGGTGCCCAGACCCTGCTCTGGGGCGCCCGTGGTCAGCGGCCCTGGCTGGTCTATGCACCGGTCCAGACTGACCGCACCTCGGACTCGCTCGCCGAACTCCTGCGCGAGTTTGACGAGTTCACCTCGACCAACCCGGCCACGGCCGAGGAGCTGCTGCGGTCGGTCAACAACTCGACCCGCTCCCTGCCGGGTCAGTTCGAGACCTCGGCTGCGGTTCGCAACTCGCTGGCAAACAGCGCCAATCTGGGACGTGACTGGAATTATCCGGCCACGATCACCGAGCGCTATCATGCGCTCGACCTGGAGACGGTCCGCGCTGCGGCACAGGAAGTCGTCCATCCCGAACAGCTGGTCTGGTTGATCATCGGCGATGCCGCCGAGATCGAAGCCGGTATCCGCGAACTGGACATGGGTGAAGTGGAAGTGCGCCGCTTGGAGCAATAG
- a CDS encoding SDR family oxidoreductase, whose amino-acid sequence MFDNLFSLKGRVALITGGSRGIGEMIAEGYVRAGAKVYITARKAPECLATAERLSEFGTCIALPGDASGADGAKALAAKFLEHESKLDILVNNAGAAWGAPLDEFPESGWDKVMDLNVKTPFFLIQALHGALKAAASPQQPAKVINIASIDGLSVNMMETYSYAASKSGIIHLTKRLGLEMAKENINVTAIAPGAFASSMNKVARDHADMVSQGVPSGRVGEPSDMAGAAIFLASRAGDYVVGSTVVVDGGVAQARGAF is encoded by the coding sequence ATGTTTGACAATCTGTTTTCCCTCAAGGGCCGTGTGGCGCTCATCACCGGCGGGTCGCGCGGCATTGGCGAGATGATCGCCGAAGGCTATGTGCGGGCCGGGGCCAAGGTCTACATCACGGCCCGCAAGGCGCCGGAATGCCTGGCCACGGCCGAACGGCTGTCGGAATTCGGCACGTGTATCGCCCTGCCAGGTGATGCGTCCGGCGCCGACGGCGCGAAGGCGCTGGCCGCCAAATTCCTCGAGCATGAGAGCAAGCTCGACATCCTGGTCAACAATGCCGGTGCCGCCTGGGGCGCTCCGCTGGACGAGTTTCCCGAGAGCGGCTGGGACAAGGTCATGGACCTCAATGTCAAGACGCCCTTCTTCCTGATCCAGGCCCTGCACGGCGCCCTCAAGGCAGCGGCCTCGCCGCAACAGCCGGCCAAGGTGATCAATATCGCCTCGATCGACGGCCTGTCGGTGAACATGATGGAGACCTATTCCTATGCCGCGTCCAAGTCCGGCATCATCCATCTGACCAAGCGCCTCGGCCTGGAAATGGCGAAGGAGAACATCAATGTCACCGCGATTGCGCCGGGGGCCTTCGCGTCCAGCATGAACAAGGTCGCCCGCGACCATGCCGACATGGTGTCGCAGGGCGTTCCGTCGGGCCGGGTCGGTGAGCCGTCCGACATGGCCGGGGCCGCAATCTTCCTCGCCTCGCGGGCAGGCGATTATGTCGTCGGCTCGACCGTGGTGGTCGATGGCGGTGTGGCCCAGGCGCGCGGGGCGTTCTAG
- a CDS encoding zinc ribbon domain-containing protein YjdM codes for MSELPACPQCDCQWTYEDGALLVCPECAHEWSPEAVAAADDNETGNNETGKVWRDANGAELADGDTVTVIKDLKIKGTSQVVKVGTKVKNIRLVVGDHDIDCRIEGVGQMGLKTEFVKKA; via the coding sequence ATGAGTGAGTTGCCCGCCTGTCCGCAATGCGACTGCCAGTGGACCTATGAAGACGGCGCCCTGCTGGTCTGTCCGGAATGCGCGCATGAATGGTCGCCGGAGGCCGTCGCTGCGGCCGACGATAACGAGACCGGCAATAACGAGACCGGCAAGGTCTGGCGCGACGCCAATGGCGCCGAGCTGGCCGATGGCGACACGGTAACGGTGATCAAGGACCTCAAGATCAAGGGCACCAGCCAGGTCGTGAAAGTTGGGACCAAGGTCAAGAATATCCGCCTAGTCGTCGGCGACCACGACATCGATTGCCGGATCGAGGGTGTCGGCCAAATGGGTTTGAAAACCGAGTTCGTGAAAAAGGCCTGA
- a CDS encoding ABC transporter ATP-binding protein has translation MPALIECRDLVKTYTMGDQTVHALNGVSLDIEAGEYVAIMGTSGSGKSTLMNLLGALDQPTSGELRIAGENVRALGPDAVSRFRNRTIGFVFQQFNLLPRTSAVENAALPLVYSGLPHRERVERAMKRLNQVGLGDRTDHHPAQLSGGQQQRVAIARSLVNDPKILLADEPTGALDTKTSNDIMAIFDQLNREGITVILVTHEQEVADHARRQIVFRDGVVVEDRS, from the coding sequence ATGCCGGCGCTGATCGAGTGTCGCGATCTGGTCAAGACCTACACGATGGGCGACCAGACGGTGCATGCCCTCAATGGCGTTTCGCTCGATATCGAGGCCGGTGAGTATGTCGCCATCATGGGGACATCGGGCTCGGGCAAGTCGACCCTGATGAACCTGCTCGGCGCCCTCGACCAGCCGACCTCGGGCGAGTTGCGGATTGCCGGCGAGAATGTGCGGGCGCTGGGGCCGGATGCCGTGTCGCGCTTTCGCAACCGGACCATCGGTTTCGTCTTCCAGCAGTTCAATCTCCTGCCACGCACGAGCGCGGTCGAGAATGCGGCCCTGCCGCTGGTCTATTCCGGCCTGCCGCATCGCGAACGGGTCGAACGCGCCATGAAGCGCCTGAACCAGGTCGGGCTTGGCGATCGGACCGATCACCATCCGGCGCAATTGTCCGGCGGCCAGCAACAGCGTGTCGCTATTGCCCGCTCGCTGGTCAACGATCCCAAAATCCTGCTCGCCGACGAACCGACCGGGGCGCTGGACACCAAGACGTCCAATGACATCATGGCCATCTTCGACCAGCTCAATCGCGAAGGCATCACCGTCATCCTCGTGACGCACGAGCAGGAAGTCGCCGATCATGCCCGCCGCCAGATCGTATTCAGGGACGGCGTCGTTGTGGAGGACCGCTCATGA
- a CDS encoding efflux RND transporter periplasmic adaptor subunit, translating to MKRIWIGVVGLLVLAAAGWWWMSRGADGAGEIVIETHEVAEGEVRRIVSSSGAVRALVTVEVGSQLSGQIESLYADFNDSVEAGQVIAQLNPETYETRIREAEANRATAAATLALQRANRLTAVANARSAQQEYDRVRALFDRGISAQAALDNALTAQEAAQANLAVSDAQIRNAQAVLAQRDATLEGVQIDLERTTIRAPINGIVVDRAVDEGQTVAASLSAPTLFTIAQDLGQVQIDAQVDEADIGQIAEGQPVSFTVDAYQGLELTGVVEQIRLAPQTLSNVVTYTVVVSAANPGQRLLPGMTANMDIITGERTGVLTVPNSALRFRPSPALESRAQPVEAGGQRGGGPGGRPGGRGGPGGGRNPMAQMAEQLDLTADQQERAGAIFRQVFGRMAAAAQSGETPDRAAAQAEINRELQGVLTPEQMTRYREIQREMRETRNVTLWVLEADGTLAERRVRVGINDTQQTEVVGGQLQAGDAVITRAREVRE from the coding sequence ATGAAACGGATCTGGATCGGTGTGGTCGGTCTTTTGGTGCTGGCTGCGGCTGGTTGGTGGTGGATGTCGCGCGGGGCCGACGGTGCCGGCGAGATCGTTATCGAGACCCATGAGGTCGCCGAGGGCGAAGTGCGCCGTATCGTCTCATCCTCGGGTGCGGTGCGTGCACTGGTGACCGTTGAGGTCGGCTCGCAGCTGTCCGGCCAGATCGAAAGCCTCTATGCCGATTTCAACGACTCGGTGGAAGCGGGCCAGGTCATCGCCCAGCTCAATCCTGAGACCTATGAAACCCGTATCCGCGAAGCCGAGGCCAATCGCGCGACTGCCGCGGCGACGCTCGCCCTGCAACGCGCCAATCGCCTGACAGCGGTGGCCAATGCCCGCTCCGCGCAACAGGAATATGACCGTGTTCGGGCCCTGTTCGACCGGGGTATCTCGGCTCAGGCGGCGCTCGACAATGCGCTGACGGCGCAGGAAGCGGCGCAGGCCAATCTGGCCGTCTCCGACGCCCAGATCCGCAACGCACAGGCTGTCCTCGCCCAGCGTGACGCGACTCTGGAGGGCGTGCAGATCGACCTCGAGCGGACCACGATCCGCGCGCCGATCAATGGCATTGTCGTCGACCGGGCGGTCGATGAGGGCCAGACGGTGGCCGCCAGCCTGTCAGCACCGACCCTGTTCACCATCGCCCAGGATCTCGGCCAGGTGCAGATCGACGCCCAGGTCGACGAGGCCGATATCGGCCAGATTGCCGAGGGCCAGCCGGTTTCTTTCACGGTTGATGCCTATCAGGGCCTCGAACTGACCGGCGTGGTCGAGCAGATCCGCCTGGCACCGCAGACGCTCAGCAATGTGGTCACCTATACGGTGGTGGTCTCGGCAGCCAATCCCGGTCAGCGCCTGCTGCCTGGGATGACGGCCAATATGGACATCATAACCGGCGAGCGGACCGGCGTGCTGACGGTTCCCAATTCGGCCCTGCGCTTTCGCCCCTCACCGGCACTGGAAAGCCGCGCGCAGCCGGTCGAGGCGGGCGGGCAACGCGGTGGCGGCCCCGGTGGCCGTCCCGGTGGGCGTGGCGGTCCTGGCGGCGGGCGCAATCCCATGGCGCAAATGGCCGAGCAGCTGGATCTAACGGCTGACCAGCAGGAACGCGCCGGTGCGATCTTCCGCCAGGTTTTCGGTCGGATGGCCGCCGCCGCCCAATCCGGCGAGACACCGGACCGCGCTGCGGCCCAGGCCGAGATCAATCGCGAGCTGCAGGGTGTGCTCACGCCGGAACAGATGACCCGCTACCGCGAAATCCAACGCGAGATGCGCGAGACCCGCAATGTCACCCTCTGGGTGCTGGAGGCCGACGGTACCCTGGCCGAGCGCCGCGTCCGCGTGGGCATCAATGATACCCAGCAGACCGAGGTGGTCGGTGGTCAGCTCCAGGCCGGCGATGCGGTCATCACGCGAGCCCGCGAGGTACGCGAATAA
- a CDS encoding ATP-binding protein — translation MINDETIQAGRKSRVLAMTSIAFGTVLLCYLAAVSLALPGWSPAKIAGLVAVSLFYGYGFIAWRTTQYRWIAHALILTAQIMAFAASLTNGGLTGYVAPMQIIAPLAAGFFLTSRSAIIYGAVSVGFFGLLLVFDINGWVSPTPYSAEAERVAALFLLSTTTVLGLVCVIGFVRALERMLVAARQADAAKSAFLANMSHEIRTPMNGVLGLLDLARNGPDGRLDAEGVVTAHASATALVTVLNDILDVSKLDQGAIVIREEPCDLRGLCEEVISLFGVQVSGRDIALVLDYDDSLQNCYALDAVRLRQVMWNLVGNAVKFTERGEVRLAVRPEPGGGGGLQFEVSDTGIGLSAEARERIFDRFAQADDTTTRDFGGTGLGLTICRELTRLMGGELAVESEAGAGSRFHFRLEAVPAGPVGRLEGRNADVPGAVSGVASNAGRTLRVLVVDDQAINRTVATALLQHLGHECVLAEGGEAALACAAEQRFDAILMDIQMPGMDGMAVTRRIRHDIPLNAATPIYALTASALAEDRARYRAAGMDGCLGKPLQINTLAAQLADPCPDAGTVAQA, via the coding sequence GTGATCAACGACGAAACCATTCAGGCCGGTCGCAAGTCCAGGGTGTTGGCGATGACCAGCATCGCCTTCGGGACCGTGCTGCTGTGCTATCTGGCTGCGGTGTCGCTGGCGTTGCCCGGCTGGTCGCCGGCCAAGATTGCCGGGCTGGTCGCTGTATCGCTGTTTTATGGCTATGGCTTCATCGCCTGGCGCACCACGCAATACCGCTGGATTGCCCACGCGCTCATTCTGACCGCCCAGATCATGGCCTTTGCGGCGTCGCTGACCAATGGCGGACTGACCGGCTATGTCGCGCCAATGCAGATTATCGCGCCGCTGGCGGCCGGATTCTTCCTGACCTCGCGGTCCGCGATCATCTATGGCGCCGTGTCGGTCGGGTTTTTCGGGTTGCTGTTGGTGTTCGACATCAATGGATGGGTATCGCCGACGCCTTATTCGGCCGAGGCCGAGCGGGTTGCAGCGCTGTTCCTGCTATCGACGACCACTGTGTTGGGCCTGGTCTGTGTGATCGGGTTTGTCCGGGCACTGGAACGGATGCTGGTCGCGGCGCGGCAGGCCGACGCAGCCAAGTCTGCCTTTCTCGCCAATATGAGCCATGAGATCCGCACGCCGATGAATGGCGTTTTGGGCTTGCTGGACCTGGCCCGCAACGGACCCGATGGCCGCCTCGACGCCGAGGGCGTGGTCACGGCCCACGCCTCGGCCACGGCGCTGGTGACTGTGCTCAACGATATTCTTGACGTCTCCAAGCTCGACCAGGGCGCCATCGTCATCCGGGAGGAGCCATGCGATCTGCGGGGCCTGTGTGAAGAGGTGATCAGCTTGTTTGGCGTGCAGGTCAGCGGCCGCGATATCGCCCTGGTACTGGACTATGATGACAGTCTGCAAAATTGTTACGCGCTCGATGCCGTCCGCTTGCGCCAGGTGATGTGGAACCTCGTGGGCAATGCCGTCAAATTCACTGAGCGCGGGGAGGTCCGGCTGGCAGTCCGCCCGGAGCCGGGCGGCGGGGGCGGATTGCAGTTCGAGGTCAGCGATACCGGAATCGGTCTTTCGGCGGAGGCCCGGGAGCGGATATTTGACCGGTTTGCCCAAGCCGACGACACCACGACCCGCGATTTCGGCGGCACCGGGCTGGGTCTGACCATTTGCCGAGAGCTGACCCGGTTGATGGGTGGTGAGCTGGCAGTCGAGAGCGAAGCCGGCGCCGGTTCGCGCTTTCACTTCCGTCTGGAGGCCGTCCCGGCCGGGCCGGTCGGTCGGCTTGAGGGCCGGAATGCGGACGTGCCTGGCGCGGTTTCAGGCGTGGCTTCCAATGCTGGTCGCACCTTGCGGGTGCTGGTTGTCGACGATCAGGCGATCAACCGGACTGTGGCCACGGCCCTGCTCCAGCATCTCGGGCATGAATGTGTGCTGGCGGAGGGCGGCGAGGCGGCCCTGGCCTGCGCGGCCGAGCAACGCTTCGACGCTATTCTGATGGATATCCAGATGCCGGGAATGGACGGAATGGCTGTGACCCGCCGGATCCGCCATGACATTCCGCTCAACGCGGCCACGCCGATTTACGCGCTGACGGCCAGCGCGCTGGCCGAGGATCGGGCGCGATACCGGGCTGCCGGCATGGATGGCTGCCTCGGCAAACCGCTCCAAATCAACACCCTTGCCGCCCAACTCGCCGACCCCTGTCCGGACGCCGGAACCGTCGCGCAGGCCTGA
- a CDS encoding helix-turn-helix transcriptional regulator, which translates to MTLIDAVQLLTAYHAGGLAGYLLVRRISPSLAILCLVFATHMLANLVTTLAQLPPQANITSAFGLLYGPAFWLFVRGLCYREARPGWRDLIHLVPALLVILIRPADPWPQLAGLPLLIGYLVATFLALREHGRLAGQVRADDDRVSLRWVRQAFFAFVAIAAFDIGRSAFAARLPGLDDAGLALVLVAVTALLSALTWRSREHVRDRGALSPRGLEAGRAGAASGPDDADALADFSRIDAIVRRQELWREPRLSLADVAREAGGSTRDVSRAVNAGSGRSFSAYVNGLRIDAVDALMSDPERSDATLLTLAFEAGFNSKSAFNRLYRTVRGETPSRAFARAASARLSRD; encoded by the coding sequence TTGACCCTGATTGATGCGGTGCAATTGCTGACGGCCTATCATGCCGGTGGACTGGCCGGCTATTTGCTGGTCCGCCGCATCTCACCGAGCCTCGCCATCCTGTGCCTAGTCTTTGCCACCCACATGCTGGCCAACCTGGTGACCACGCTTGCCCAGCTACCGCCCCAGGCCAATATCACCAGTGCGTTCGGACTGCTTTACGGCCCGGCGTTCTGGCTGTTCGTACGGGGGCTGTGCTATCGCGAGGCCCGGCCGGGCTGGCGGGACCTCATTCACCTGGTACCAGCGCTTCTGGTGATCCTGATCCGACCCGCCGACCCCTGGCCCCAACTGGCCGGCCTGCCCCTGCTGATCGGCTATCTGGTCGCCACCTTCCTGGCGTTGCGGGAGCACGGGCGTTTGGCCGGGCAGGTCCGCGCCGATGACGACCGGGTCAGCCTGCGCTGGGTCCGGCAAGCCTTTTTTGCCTTTGTGGCGATCGCCGCCTTCGACATTGGCCGCTCCGCCTTCGCCGCCCGCCTGCCCGGCCTTGACGATGCCGGCCTGGCCCTGGTCCTGGTTGCGGTGACGGCCCTGCTGAGCGCACTGACCTGGCGCAGCCGTGAACATGTCCGCGACCGCGGGGCGCTGTCACCGCGCGGACTGGAAGCCGGGCGGGCCGGCGCCGCGTCCGGACCGGATGACGCCGACGCCCTGGCCGACTTCAGCCGTATCGACGCGATTGTGCGCCGTCAGGAATTATGGCGCGAACCGCGCCTGTCGCTGGCCGATGTCGCCCGCGAGGCGGGTGGCAGCACACGCGACGTTTCGCGCGCGGTCAACGCCGGCAGCGGACGCAGTTTCTCCGCCTATGTGAACGGGCTGCGGATCGACGCCGTCGATGCCCTGATGTCCGACCCGGAGCGCAGCGATGCCACCCTGCTCACGCTTGCTTTCGAAGCCGGGTTCAATTCCAAGTCCGCCTTCAACCGCCTGTACCGGACAGTTCGTGGCGAGACACCGAGCCGGGCCTTTGCACGGGCTGCATCGGCGCGCCTCAGCCGCGACTGA